One stretch of Variovorax sp. 54 DNA includes these proteins:
- a CDS encoding FAD-dependent monooxygenase: protein MHVLEVPVLIVGAGPVGLTMAALLADQGIASLLVEQRDGLHQAPQAHVISARTREILAGLGIADEALARVTTPPADARYVTWRRNLAEEDIARIEIGGEARFVQLDAVSGKRSANVPQHHLERVLFDALAGRTRCETRFGQTWLGAEEEGDAVVSRIEDAASGEVYGVRSQWLLAADGASSSVRRGAGIAMAGDTNLAHMVTVNFEADLRPLVKDSPSILFWTLSAKAPGAFIVHDAARYAVFMTPYFPPHEQPRDFPVARCERMLRAALGTADVAFRITSLSHWTMQAHVADRYRQGRTLLIGDAAHRFPPTGGLGLNTGIADAHNLAWKLALVLQGRAGEGLIDTYGAERRPVAVANCEASVKNFHKMREVTAAMGIDDRRLPLLGRVRSSAPARALPGAVRSAIAGMLVAPVEWRTRRIAKAASVRCAAIRQQVQCAAEDQMAHFSTVGLDLGHAYEGAAVRGDGTTAPVAPDPVRDVCQSLTPGARWPHFHLAPDAGVAYRTSSHELLRPGHFLLAGTGRHGAACERLAAALGVATVGVNLDLAASHKALAQLIAWNDGHADATLLVRPDGHIAWRCTAPQLPGLDDVATVLRAILQITPSLQPLDNKDMQ, encoded by the coding sequence ATGCACGTTTTGGAAGTTCCCGTTTTGATCGTCGGTGCCGGGCCCGTCGGGCTCACGATGGCGGCCCTGCTGGCCGACCAGGGCATTGCGTCGCTGCTCGTCGAGCAGCGCGACGGTCTGCACCAGGCGCCGCAGGCGCATGTCATCAGCGCGAGGACACGAGAAATCCTGGCCGGCTTGGGCATCGCGGACGAGGCGCTGGCGCGCGTGACCACGCCGCCGGCCGATGCGCGCTACGTGACGTGGCGGCGCAACCTCGCCGAAGAAGACATCGCGCGCATCGAGATCGGCGGCGAGGCGCGTTTCGTGCAGCTGGACGCGGTGAGCGGCAAGCGCAGTGCGAACGTGCCGCAGCACCACCTCGAGCGCGTGCTGTTCGATGCGCTGGCCGGTCGCACGCGCTGCGAGACGCGCTTCGGCCAGACTTGGCTGGGGGCGGAAGAAGAGGGTGACGCCGTCGTCTCGCGCATCGAGGACGCCGCAAGCGGCGAGGTCTATGGCGTGCGCAGCCAGTGGCTGCTGGCGGCGGATGGTGCGAGCAGTTCCGTGCGGCGAGGCGCGGGCATCGCGATGGCCGGCGACACGAACCTGGCCCACATGGTCACGGTGAACTTCGAGGCCGACCTGCGCCCGCTCGTGAAGGACAGCCCGTCGATCCTGTTCTGGACCCTGTCGGCGAAGGCGCCCGGCGCCTTCATCGTCCACGACGCCGCGCGCTACGCGGTGTTCATGACGCCGTACTTCCCGCCGCACGAGCAGCCGCGCGACTTTCCGGTCGCGCGCTGCGAGCGCATGCTGCGCGCCGCGCTGGGCACGGCGGACGTGGCGTTTCGCATCACCTCGCTGTCGCACTGGACGATGCAGGCGCACGTGGCCGACCGCTACCGGCAGGGGCGCACATTGCTGATCGGCGATGCGGCGCACCGCTTTCCGCCCACGGGCGGGCTCGGGCTCAACACGGGCATCGCGGACGCGCACAACCTGGCGTGGAAGCTGGCGCTGGTCCTGCAGGGCCGTGCGGGCGAGGGCCTGATCGACACCTACGGCGCGGAGCGTCGCCCCGTGGCCGTGGCGAACTGCGAGGCCAGCGTGAAGAACTTTCACAAGATGCGCGAGGTCACCGCGGCCATGGGCATCGACGACCGCCGGCTGCCGCTGCTGGGCCGCGTGCGCTCGAGTGCGCCGGCGCGCGCGTTGCCGGGTGCGGTGCGCTCGGCGATCGCCGGGATGCTCGTGGCGCCGGTCGAGTGGCGCACGCGCCGCATCGCGAAGGCGGCGTCCGTGCGCTGTGCGGCCATCCGGCAGCAGGTGCAGTGCGCCGCCGAAGACCAGATGGCGCACTTCAGCACCGTGGGCCTCGACCTGGGCCATGCCTACGAGGGCGCGGCCGTGCGGGGCGACGGCACGACCGCGCCGGTCGCGCCAGATCCCGTGCGGGACGTGTGCCAGTCGCTCACACCCGGCGCGCGCTGGCCGCATTTCCACCTTGCGCCCGATGCGGGCGTTGCGTACCGCACCAGCTCGCACGAGCTTCTGAGGCCCGGGCACTTTCTTCTGGCGGGCACGGGCCGCCACGGCGCGGCATGCGAGCGGCTGGCGGCGGCGTTGGGTGTGGCGACCGTGGGCGTGAACCTGGACCTCGCCGCTTCGCACAAGGCGCTCGCACAACTGATCGCCTGGAACGACGGCCATGCCGACGCAACCCTTCTGGTGCGGCCCGACGGCCACATCGCCTGGCGCTGCACCGCGCCGCAACTGCCAGGCCTGGACGACGTGGCGACGGTGCTGCGCGCCATCCTGCAGATCACTCCCTCTCTCCAACCCCTCGACAACAAGGACATGCAATGA
- a CDS encoding winged helix-turn-helix transcriptional regulator: protein MFEQNSPHIAVLDPSPRTRWHASRAVKMLGYTPVAFAHIDELIEQVAPGGNFEALLLSIPSAPDDVQKLVGQVREMLRYNTPLIMSARKRQIRGLSLLHAGPDDAVLPEPSTFEEMYFMLEFFLRQRNRPVVPRSLDWQEFSLLSPFDMVDVAGTEIRLTPIEFDLAAEFFRHMNRPLGREHLEMIGWQSGVAAGSRTLDANVSKLRRKLGLYVDQPHGLSLHAVWGMGYQLSQLGKRDAPGTWTFPTDFRVESAAPSQLSS from the coding sequence ATGTTTGAGCAAAACTCCCCGCACATTGCAGTGTTGGATCCCTCTCCCCGAACGCGGTGGCATGCCAGTCGTGCCGTCAAGATGCTGGGTTATACGCCTGTCGCATTTGCGCATATCGACGAATTGATCGAACAAGTCGCCCCCGGCGGAAATTTCGAGGCGCTGCTGCTTTCAATTCCGTCGGCGCCCGACGATGTGCAAAAACTCGTGGGCCAGGTGCGTGAAATGCTGCGCTACAACACGCCATTGATCATGAGCGCACGCAAACGACAAATCCGCGGGTTGTCGCTGTTGCATGCCGGCCCCGACGACGCCGTGCTGCCGGAGCCGTCCACCTTCGAGGAGATGTACTTCATGCTCGAATTCTTCCTGCGGCAGCGCAATCGGCCGGTGGTGCCCCGCAGCCTCGATTGGCAGGAGTTCAGCCTGTTGTCGCCGTTCGACATGGTCGATGTGGCCGGCACCGAGATTCGCCTGACGCCGATCGAATTTGATCTGGCGGCTGAATTCTTCCGCCACATGAACCGGCCGCTGGGTCGCGAGCACCTGGAAATGATCGGCTGGCAAAGCGGTGTGGCCGCCGGCTCGCGCACGCTGGACGCCAACGTGTCGAAGCTGCGTCGCAAGCTGGGCTTGTATGTCGACCAGCCGCACGGCCTGTCGCTGCACGCGGTCTGGGGCATGGGCTACCAGCTCAGCCAGTTGGGCAAGCGCGATGCGCCTGGTACCTGGACGTTCCCGACGGATTTCCGCGTGGAGTCGGCCGCACCGTCGCAGCTGTCGTCCTGA
- a CDS encoding Crp/Fnr family transcriptional regulator — MAMYLHPLIASVPPDERAALIRSSALHSYRRNEIVLQADTPTDRIYCVATGLLRAVDRDVTTDFIRRGDFFLGPSLGENSYQATSTLVAALPSSVYHLPVAAVRRLCALYPEVTMGLLEIAMKRVAMVRGQLRRISSLSSESLVSRVLHELTQLAPAATGGYDKRITQAVIASYSGLSREVVNKTMRDMESRGLVRRDDQGVHVPPTFASTDFGSLLPEAHELSDELCTWSGDSPETP, encoded by the coding sequence ATGGCCATGTATCTCCATCCCCTGATCGCCAGCGTGCCGCCCGACGAGCGCGCCGCCTTGATTCGCAGCAGCGCGCTTCATTCCTACCGGCGCAACGAGATCGTGCTGCAGGCCGACACCCCCACCGACCGCATCTATTGCGTGGCCACGGGCCTGCTGCGCGCGGTCGACCGGGACGTGACGACCGACTTCATCCGCCGGGGCGATTTCTTCCTCGGCCCCTCGCTCGGCGAGAACAGCTACCAGGCCACCTCGACGCTGGTGGCCGCCCTGCCCTCGTCGGTCTACCACCTGCCCGTGGCTGCGGTGCGCCGGCTGTGCGCGCTGTACCCCGAGGTGACCATGGGCCTGCTGGAAATCGCGATGAAGCGCGTCGCCATGGTCCGCGGGCAGCTGCGCCGCATCTCGTCGCTGTCGTCCGAAAGCCTGGTGAGCCGCGTGCTGCACGAGCTGACGCAACTGGCGCCCGCGGCCACCGGCGGCTACGACAAGCGCATCACGCAAGCGGTGATCGCGTCGTACTCGGGGCTGTCGCGCGAGGTCGTCAACAAGACGATGCGCGACATGGAAAGCCGCGGGCTGGTGCGCCGCGACGACCAGGGCGTGCACGTACCGCCGACCTTCGCCTCGACCGATTTCGGCAGCCTGCTGCCGGAAGCCCACGAGCTGTCCGACGAGCTCTGCACCTGGAGCGGCGACAGCCCCGAAACGCCATGA
- a CDS encoding TetR/AcrR family transcriptional regulator — protein MKTPTGKTTPKRTAAPARTEATQPVADTSGRQRLMDAAIVEFSEKGFEGTSVLAIARRADVKQPLLNYHFGGKEGLWRAVVESTYTEAMASIDAMQVDEDTADPLTKLRSALRVFAIINVLHPAAHSLVLREVAQAGPRLDWIIEHYMRPFHELLDALLAECQAEGLIKPYPRAYASVMMTSLLTAVQSSMHLIKRLYDVDPMSAEQAEQHTEQTIDLLLHGMLTDAPRKKNR, from the coding sequence ATGAAGACTCCCACGGGCAAGACCACGCCGAAGCGCACCGCCGCCCCTGCCCGCACCGAGGCAACGCAACCGGTGGCCGATACCTCGGGGCGGCAGCGCCTCATGGACGCGGCCATCGTCGAGTTTTCCGAGAAAGGTTTCGAGGGCACGTCGGTGCTGGCCATCGCGCGGCGCGCGGACGTGAAGCAGCCGCTGCTCAATTACCACTTCGGCGGCAAGGAAGGCCTGTGGCGCGCCGTGGTCGAGAGCACCTACACCGAGGCGATGGCATCCATCGATGCGATGCAGGTCGACGAGGACACGGCCGATCCGCTCACCAAGCTGCGCAGCGCGCTGCGGGTGTTCGCCATCATCAACGTGCTGCACCCCGCAGCGCATTCGCTGGTGCTGCGCGAGGTGGCGCAGGCCGGGCCGCGGCTCGACTGGATCATCGAGCACTACATGCGGCCGTTCCACGAGCTGCTCGATGCGCTGCTTGCCGAATGCCAGGCGGAGGGTCTGATCAAGCCCTATCCGCGGGCCTATGCGAGCGTCATGATGACGAGCCTGCTGACGGCGGTGCAGTCGTCCATGCACCTGATCAAGCGGCTGTACGACGTCGATCCGATGAGCGCCGAACAGGCCGAGCAGCACACCGAGCAGACCATCGACCTGCTGCTGCACGGGATGCTGACGGACGCGCCCCGGAAGAAGAACCGCTAG
- a CDS encoding OmpP1/FadL family transporter — MTTTWRTLVSAAALCPALAAADNGYFQIGYGAEARGLAGAAAASTRDAFGGASNPATTVWVGDRMEGNFIATRGDTQMVRTANMPPPAAGLLDTRTDSIGRWEPLAELAVSRVIAPGLSAGLAAYSNGAGTYFPADSTPCPSPTGAVQMANAACGTGRSITTIKQLTVAPTVSKQLGERWSVGASLLLTAQQFKAEGVQPLAPQSAAPQHLSNQGVASSFGVGVRLGAYWSATDTLSLGAAWSPRTRMGRIKAYEGLLADHGRLDVPMNLLVGLQWSPTEALSVLLDYQRIGYAGVSGLGNRPFEGSVLRGAAGGPGNGWKDMNVVKLGVRYQATPALRLSAGVSANSAAYADAATSDNLNSPSTFRRHFTLGLGYATSARTEWSVFYSLAPAHCTSGPSALAAAVGAQLNGVSNPWGRESLATRQQSLGVQYAVRF, encoded by the coding sequence ATGACAACGACATGGCGGACCCTGGTGTCTGCAGCTGCGCTGTGCCCGGCGCTTGCCGCGGCCGACAACGGCTACTTTCAGATCGGCTACGGCGCGGAGGCGCGCGGCCTTGCGGGCGCCGCGGCCGCATCGACCCGCGATGCCTTCGGCGGCGCGAGCAACCCCGCCACCACGGTGTGGGTCGGCGACCGGATGGAGGGCAACTTCATTGCCACCCGCGGCGACACGCAGATGGTGCGCACGGCGAACATGCCACCGCCTGCGGCTGGCCTGCTCGACACGCGAACTGACAGCATCGGCCGCTGGGAGCCGCTGGCCGAGCTGGCGGTCAGCCGCGTGATCGCACCGGGGCTGTCGGCCGGCCTCGCGGCCTACAGCAACGGCGCCGGCACCTACTTTCCTGCCGACAGCACGCCGTGTCCGTCGCCCACCGGCGCGGTGCAAATGGCGAACGCGGCCTGCGGCACTGGGCGCAGCATCACGACGATCAAGCAGCTGACGGTGGCACCCACGGTGTCGAAGCAGCTGGGCGAGCGCTGGTCGGTCGGCGCCTCGCTGCTGCTCACGGCGCAGCAGTTCAAGGCCGAGGGCGTGCAGCCGCTGGCACCGCAGTCGGCGGCGCCGCAGCACCTGAGCAACCAGGGTGTGGCGTCGTCGTTCGGCGTGGGCGTGCGCCTCGGGGCGTACTGGAGCGCCACCGACACGCTGAGCCTGGGCGCCGCGTGGTCGCCGCGCACGCGCATGGGACGCATCAAGGCCTACGAAGGCCTGCTCGCAGACCATGGCCGGCTCGATGTGCCGATGAACCTGCTCGTCGGCCTGCAGTGGTCGCCGACCGAAGCGCTGTCGGTGTTGCTGGACTACCAGCGCATCGGCTATGCGGGTGTGTCCGGGCTGGGCAACCGGCCTTTCGAGGGTTCGGTGTTGCGCGGTGCGGCGGGTGGTCCGGGCAATGGCTGGAAGGACATGAACGTCGTCAAGCTCGGCGTGCGCTACCAGGCGACGCCGGCCCTGCGCCTGTCCGCGGGCGTGTCGGCGAACAGCGCCGCCTATGCGGACGCGGCCACCAGCGACAACCTCAATTCGCCGTCCACGTTCCGCCGGCACTTCACGCTGGGGCTGGGCTATGCGACGTCGGCGCGCACCGAATGGTCGGTCTTCTATTCGCTCGCGCCGGCGCACTGCACGAGTGGGCCTTCGGCGCTCGCCGCCGCGGTGGGCGCGCAGCTGAACGGCGTGTCGAACCCCTGGGGCCGGGAGAGCCTGGCCACGCGCCAGCAGAGCCTCGGCGTGCAGTACGCGGTGCGTTTCTAG
- a CDS encoding VOC family protein, producing MTNPMDRFPLPSPDPQARSPRKLAHIVLATRRFEESIRWWSVVLGARTMFRNEMLCFLSYDDEHHRVALINAPTHSPGKAETAGVDHVAFTYGTLDDLRHTYARLKGHGMQPVWSINHGPTTSLYYLDPEGVKVELQVDNFESAAELDAWFRAGDFATNPIGVEFDPEVLLAQHIAA from the coding sequence ATGACGAACCCCATGGACCGTTTTCCCCTTCCTTCGCCCGATCCGCAAGCGAGATCGCCGCGCAAGCTCGCGCACATCGTGCTGGCGACGCGCCGCTTCGAAGAGTCGATTCGGTGGTGGAGCGTGGTGCTCGGTGCGCGCACGATGTTCCGCAACGAGATGCTGTGCTTTCTGAGCTACGACGACGAGCACCACCGCGTGGCGCTGATCAACGCGCCCACGCACAGCCCCGGAAAAGCCGAGACCGCGGGCGTGGACCACGTCGCCTTCACCTACGGCACGCTCGACGACTTGCGGCACACCTACGCGCGGCTCAAGGGCCACGGCATGCAGCCTGTGTGGAGCATCAACCACGGGCCGACCACGTCGCTGTACTACCTCGACCCCGAGGGCGTGAAGGTCGAGTTGCAGGTCGACAACTTCGAGAGCGCAGCCGAGCTGGACGCGTGGTTCCGCGCCGGCGATTTCGCGACGAACCCCATCGGCGTCGAGTTCGATCCCGAGGTGCTGCTCGCGCAGCACATCGCGGCCTGA
- a CDS encoding helix-turn-helix domain-containing protein, with translation MSETDSRIQRFHTGMVPRKDGFAFWADEIGPLVGRLDSPERTDFQQELTIVDTAGLAFMRVHGSGATIERKGPSQLMGAEVYPYHLLLKLDGGLAISEQRRRIELGTGDMVLIDSWQPLRLSSTEATDSWSLGLPEALVNRWLPHADQSTDLLLAAGKGWAGMLSGYLRALDVDHLCSIQSPAERQLLGEHLMSMLSFALEQNGLVAQPGALGERVSPRDGDLHARMRAWIRDHHADTEVDAQKLAACFNVSVRYVHKVFAKAGRGMTFLETLQGDRLEAAAQMLRSAAGARKFVAQVAYDCGFADPAYFGLVFRKKYGCTPRSFALRQGPGQAEADSAVLVC, from the coding sequence ATGTCCGAGACCGACAGTCGTATCCAGCGCTTTCACACGGGCATGGTGCCGCGCAAGGACGGGTTCGCGTTCTGGGCCGACGAGATCGGCCCGCTCGTCGGACGGCTGGACAGCCCCGAGCGCACGGACTTCCAGCAGGAACTCACGATCGTCGACACGGCGGGGCTGGCCTTCATGCGGGTGCACGGCAGCGGCGCCACCATCGAGCGCAAGGGCCCGAGCCAATTGATGGGGGCGGAGGTTTACCCCTATCACCTGCTGCTCAAGCTCGACGGTGGCCTTGCCATCAGCGAACAACGCCGGCGCATCGAGCTCGGCACCGGCGACATGGTGCTGATCGACTCCTGGCAACCCTTGCGCCTGAGTTCGACCGAGGCCACCGACTCCTGGTCGCTGGGCCTGCCGGAAGCGTTGGTGAACCGCTGGCTGCCCCATGCGGACCAGTCGACCGACCTGCTGCTGGCGGCCGGCAAGGGCTGGGCCGGGATGCTGTCGGGCTACCTGCGCGCGCTGGACGTCGACCACCTGTGCAGCATCCAGAGCCCCGCGGAACGCCAGTTGCTGGGCGAGCACCTGATGTCGATGCTGTCGTTCGCGTTGGAACAGAACGGACTGGTGGCGCAGCCGGGCGCGCTGGGCGAGCGGGTGTCACCGCGTGACGGCGACCTGCACGCCCGCATGCGGGCCTGGATCCGGGACCACCACGCCGACACCGAGGTCGACGCGCAGAAGCTGGCCGCCTGCTTCAACGTATCGGTGCGCTACGTGCACAAGGTGTTTGCCAAGGCCGGTCGCGGCATGACCTTCCTGGAAACCCTGCAGGGTGACCGCCTGGAGGCCGCGGCCCAGATGCTTCGCAGCGCGGCAGGGGCGCGCAAGTTCGTTGCCCAGGTCGCCTACGACTGCGGCTTTGCGGACCCGGCCTATTTCGGCCTCGTCTTCCGCAAGAAGTACGGCTGCACGCCGCGCTCCTTTGCCCTGCGGCAGGGGCCGGGGCAGGCCGAGGCGGACAGCGCAGTGCTTGTCTGCTGA
- a CDS encoding fumarylacetoacetate hydrolase family protein: protein MRLCTFSTDAFQRHVGLALPDQRLLDVSAALSGDPRFATLLGVIQHEDETLPMLRALLASTPMPSGCLHELKDVRIELPYQPPQIRCFSVYEQHLKSAFRQVAANVSPAAGAPAWAMQIPAAFYETPVYYKGVRLNLSGPGASVRRPAPGTMLDYEAELAVVVGRGGKNIVASGAMAHVFGYVVFNDFSERAQLMKELRSGVGTGPAKGKDFDGSNSLGPWIVTADEIVDPHALDVTVRVNGQVRGQGSTAGMTHRIDRIVSFASQNETLHAGELLATGCVPECAGVEHWRFLDDGDRVEVEIAGLGVLENTVIAA, encoded by the coding sequence ATGCGCCTGTGCACTTTCTCGACCGATGCGTTCCAGCGGCACGTCGGCCTCGCCCTGCCGGATCAGCGGCTGCTCGATGTCAGCGCTGCGTTGTCCGGCGACCCGCGCTTTGCCACGTTGCTGGGCGTGATCCAGCATGAAGACGAAACACTGCCGATGTTGCGGGCACTGCTCGCGTCGACGCCGATGCCGTCGGGCTGCCTGCATGAGCTGAAGGACGTGCGGATCGAGCTGCCTTACCAGCCGCCGCAGATCCGCTGCTTCAGCGTGTACGAGCAGCACCTGAAGAGTGCCTTCCGGCAGGTCGCGGCGAACGTCTCACCAGCAGCCGGTGCGCCGGCGTGGGCGATGCAGATTCCGGCGGCCTTCTACGAGACACCCGTCTACTACAAGGGCGTGCGGCTCAACCTGTCCGGCCCCGGTGCGTCGGTGCGGCGGCCCGCGCCGGGCACGATGCTCGACTACGAGGCCGAGCTGGCCGTGGTGGTCGGGCGCGGCGGCAAGAACATCGTGGCGTCCGGAGCCATGGCGCATGTCTTCGGCTACGTCGTCTTCAACGATTTCTCCGAGCGCGCGCAGCTCATGAAGGAGCTGCGCAGCGGCGTGGGCACCGGACCGGCGAAGGGCAAGGACTTCGACGGCAGCAACAGCCTCGGACCCTGGATCGTCACGGCCGACGAGATCGTTGATCCGCATGCGCTCGACGTGACGGTGCGCGTGAACGGGCAAGTGCGCGGGCAGGGCAGCACGGCGGGCATGACGCACCGCATCGATCGCATCGTGAGCTTCGCTTCGCAGAACGAGACGCTGCATGCGGGCGAGCTGCTGGCCACGGGCTGCGTGCCCGAGTGCGCCGGCGTCGAGCACTGGCGCTTCCTGGACGACGGCGACCGCGTGGAGGTCGAGATCGCGGGGCTCGGGGTGCTGGAGAACACCGTCATCGCCGCCTGA
- a CDS encoding c-type cytochrome: MAASSGAAAQQPQPSPVDLARKNACMACHGLVHKQVGPGFAQIADRYRNDATAPARLADKIRNGSVGTWGRVIMPRQSLVSEAEAQVLARWVLAQTQQPPAR; this comes from the coding sequence ATGGCCGCATCCTCCGGCGCCGCGGCCCAACAGCCGCAACCTTCCCCCGTGGACCTGGCGCGCAAAAACGCCTGCATGGCCTGCCACGGGCTGGTGCACAAGCAGGTCGGGCCGGGCTTCGCGCAGATCGCCGACCGCTACCGGAACGATGCCACCGCGCCGGCGCGCCTGGCCGACAAGATCCGCAACGGCAGCGTCGGCACCTGGGGCCGAGTGATCATGCCGCGCCAGTCATTGGTCTCGGAGGCCGAGGCGCAGGTCCTTGCGCGTTGGGTGCTGGCGCAAACGCAGCAGCCGCCCGCACGCTGA
- a CDS encoding AP2 domain-containing protein produces MPKGIPNPVDMYGISPRPWGFEVSLVRDGVRYARLFGHASYGGTQQALRRAQAWRDSIVKEHPPVARKERAQALRSNNRTGEPGVFPRLSAQGKPVAWLAKTYLGHEEILRTEFDLADWGPAARAHAIGERQRQLGRMVGLARLHPAEEAIRQRPPPDDEAELPAKRSKSEIVRRNNTSGVSGVQFKTPRAGHPGYWVAITFTAGQGSVSKSFSVRTLGHDVARDMAIAERQQQLQAKTSDDDA; encoded by the coding sequence ATGCCCAAAGGAATTCCGAACCCCGTCGACATGTACGGCATTTCTCCCCGCCCCTGGGGCTTCGAGGTGTCGCTCGTGCGAGACGGCGTGCGCTACGCGCGCCTCTTCGGCCACGCCAGCTACGGCGGCACCCAACAGGCGCTGCGGCGCGCCCAGGCCTGGCGCGACAGCATCGTGAAGGAGCACCCGCCGGTCGCGCGCAAGGAACGCGCGCAGGCCCTGCGCAGCAACAACCGCACGGGCGAGCCCGGCGTCTTCCCCCGGCTTTCAGCGCAGGGCAAGCCCGTGGCCTGGCTGGCCAAGACCTACCTCGGCCACGAGGAAATCTTGCGCACCGAATTCGACCTCGCCGACTGGGGCCCGGCGGCCCGCGCGCACGCCATCGGCGAACGGCAACGCCAGCTCGGCCGCATGGTCGGCCTCGCACGGCTGCACCCCGCCGAAGAAGCCATCCGCCAACGCCCGCCGCCCGACGACGAAGCCGAGCTGCCGGCCAAGCGCTCGAAGTCGGAGATCGTGCGACGCAACAACACGAGCGGCGTCAGCGGCGTGCAGTTCAAGACGCCGCGTGCGGGCCATCCCGGGTACTGGGTGGCGATCACCTTCACTGCGGGCCAGGGCAGCGTGAGCAAGTCCTTCTCGGTGCGCACGCTCGGACATGACGTGGCGCGCGACATGGCCATCGCCGAACGCCAGCAGCAGTTGCAGGCGAAGACCTCCGACGACGACGCCTGA